The Sphingobacterium lactis sequence CTTAATGAAACTATACTTACACCCCCTCGTTTTCATTAACGATAACTTTATATACAATAAAACTTAAAAATCAATGATTATGAGTAACATCACATTAGAACAGGCGCGCAAAGTTGTGGACGCCGCTATTAAGAAATCCGAAGAATTGGGTGTCAAAATGAACATTGCCGTAGTCGATGCAGGCACCAATTTAGTAGCCTTCAACAAGATGGATGATGCCTGGTTGGGCTCGATCGATATTTCGCAGAAAAAAGCCCGCACGGCACGTTATTTCAACATGGATACCGGAGAAATCGGCAAACTATCCCAGCCTGGAGGGGCACTGTACAACATTGAGCACTCCAACAACGGACTTATT is a genomic window containing:
- a CDS encoding GlcG/HbpS family heme-binding protein, producing the protein MSNITLEQARKVVDAAIKKSEELGVKMNIAVVDAGTNLVAFNKMDDAWLGSIDISQKKARTARYFNMDTGEIGKLSQPGGALYNIEHSNNGLITFPGGVVIKDGNGQIIGAVGVSGSTVEDDHAVAAAGAAAV